Within Microbacterium oryzae, the genomic segment GGTACGAGAAGGCGAGCCGCGGGGTGCAGGCCGAGCTCATGATCGCGCTACGGACTTCTCTGATTCCTGTGGCCGAACGCTTCATCAAGCTTCGCCGGCCAGTCAACGCAGACAAGTTCGAAGACGTCGTCACCGAGTTGACGACCCGGTGCGTGCTGTTCGCGAAGAAGGACGGTGACCGGTGCGATGCGAACGTGTACCAGCTGTCGGGGGACCGCCTGATCCGCGTGAACCGCGCTGCTGACACCGCGCGCGATGAGTTCGTGAAGTCGCGAAAGACCACCCCTCGGGCAGTCGAGGAGAGTCATGTCGTGGACCGCGTGAAGTCTGGTGAGCTCGCCATCTGTGAGGACGTGCAGTCCGCGGACAGCCGGGCGACGTTGAAGCTCGCTGACGGTGAGCGCAACTACCGCTCGTTCATCGCCGTACCGATCCTTCGCAGCGATAGAAGCGTCTACGGGATGATCTCGCTGAACAGTCAGAAGAAGAACGGTCTCAGCGACGTGCACTTGCAGTACCTCAACAACGTCGCGCGTCTCATCGCCGCGCTTGATTCTGTGAATACTTCATCCAATAATGCCAACAACGCTTCTGTCCGACAGAATGGAAGCTAGGAGGCAAGCAGATGACTGCAGGACGCTACACCGCCGCTGACATCGCTCGTTACAACGAGCTCGAGCGTGAGTTTGAGATCATCCGCGCCGAGGAAGAGCGGCGCGTGAGTGAGAACCCCTGGGGCCGACTGCGCACCGGAGTGCGACGCATCGGCTTCCAGCCCAACCCCCAGAACTAGAACAACGGAAGAAGCCCCCGACCACGCGGGTCGGGGGCTTCTCTGTGGACGCTTAGCGGCTGGGCGGCGTCAGTCGGAGTCCTTCTCGATCGTGACGACGAGCCTCGCTGCCACGGCGAAGACCTTCCGGTCCGTGTTGTCGACGAAAACGAAGTACTCCCCGTCCTGCCTGAATGACTTCGCCTCGATCGTCTTGTACAGGCTCGCGCCGCTGATCTCGTCGTTGATCTTGAACTTGGCCATCTTCGTTCCTTCTGTTGGGGGTGTGACGGGTCACGGTGATGCTTCCAGCGACCTCAGACACCGTGAGAAAAAAATGTCAGGGAGGGACACCGCCAAGCCCCCGAGGTCCGGAAGGGCTCGGCGAGGGGGGACCGTGCCCTGGGTGGCTGTGCTGGTTCCTCTGTGTGTGAAAGCCGACAGGCCCCGGAGGTCCGGCTGTGTGCTGCTTGGGGGACCGGGCGTGGGGCTCTGCGGTGTCGTGTGCAGAGCCCCACGCTGTGTCACTTGATGGCGCCGCCGGTGAGGTAGTTGATGCGGGCTGCTCGGTCCTCTTCGGCGGGGCGGGCTGCTCGTTCCTCTCGCTCGCGTGCGAGTCGTTCGGTGCGCGCGTTGATGGTGTCTCGGCTGATGGCGAGGTCGAGGGTGACGCCTTCCACGGTCATCTGCCATCCGTCCTTCGATCGGCGTACGCGCTCCCACGTGTCGACGTCGGGGTCAGCCCAGCGGGTGGCGTACTCGGGGTTGGGGCCAGCGAAGTGGGTGAGGCCGTTGAGTCCGGTCCACCCGTTGTCGATGACGCGGACGATGCGGCGTGCTTCCTTCGCGTCCTGGTGAGCCTGTACGGCGACGGGGCCGAGCTGGAAGATCGCGGTGGTGTCGTCGATGTTCGTCTTCCCGAGGATGTTGAACGACTTGCGGAGGGTCTTGCCGGCGTCGTCGAACGCTTTCTTGAACCGCTTGAGGATGTCGTCCTGAACGTCGGCGACGGCTCGGACTGCTCGGTTCTCGACGGCGTTGAGCGCTGCGTACTCGAGGTCCCCGCCTTCGAGGAGCACGTTGGTGAGGACGGCGCGGAACACTTCGCGGTCTTCGGCCGGGTCGCGTCCATCGAGGACGGCATCCGCCCAGGTGCTCGCCATCGCGGCGTAACCGTGGTTGCGGTACTTGCGGACTTCCTCGCGGATGCGGTCGGATTCGTCCTCGGCGTTGGTGATCGCCTCGGGGATGGTGTCGCCGGTGGCCTTGAGGGCGTTGACGACGAACGTCAGGTTCGGGTTTCGCATGTTCATGAGGTGCCTTTCAGTCGAAGGTGTCGAGGGGGTGGGAGGGTTCGTTGAACAGCTCGTTGACGTAGGTCGCGAACCGCTGCTCGCTGCTCGAGCCCGGGGAGACGTACTGACCTTCCCGGCGTGCGACGTTGCCCTTGGTGAGGTCGCGGGGCGGTTCGAGGTAATCCGCCTGCGCGAGGAGGGTGGTCTCGTCGGTGCCGGTGAGGAGGAGGTCGCGGTCTTCGTCGCTGATGCCGCGTTCGGCGGCGAGCTTGTCTCGGAACGCGAAGTGGTCGTCGGTCATGGTTGTTCCTTTCGTCGGGCTCGAATGGTGATCTGTGAGGAGCGGGCGTGGACGGAGACGTCCCACCCGTTGACGAGCAGGAAGCCGAGGTCTCGGACGCCGCGGGGTGAGAGGAAACCGGATCGGTAGGTCCACTGGTTCTCGCCGGTCTGCTCTTCGGAGTCCGCCCACGGTGGGCGGCCCAGCCCGAGGGCCTGCAGTTGGATTACGGGGGTGTTGTCGGGCATGGGGTCTCCTAGCCGCCGTGCGCGCGCATGGCAGGGTCTGCGGGGGAACCGTCCGGGTGCGGGCGATTCGAGTCGTCTGGGTCGACGCTGCGGAGCAGTTGTCCCAGTGCGCCAGGCTCGGAAATCGGCGCGAGATGGAACGTCGGCCAGGATGCGATTTCCGCGTTGCTCACGATCACGTTGGCCGGCTCGGTGGTGGTTCCGAGGTGCAGCGGGTTCCCTTCGAGGCTGATCGCCGTGTCGTTGAGGATCAGAACGGGCGCAGCGCCCTCAAGGGGAGCGAATGCAGCGCGAGCAGAAAGCCCGGACGTCGGCGCGATCGTCATCGAGCCTTGGACGACCTCCTGGCCCTTGTAGAGGACACCGTCCTCTATGCCGCGAACGAGGTGCCAGTACCTCATCGCGCTGGCTCCTCGGTCTTGAACCACAAGCTTCGCTGGGGCTTTCTGCGGGCTGTGAGGTGACCGAACCCCTGCTCCATGTAGTGACGCCGTTCGGGGCTGTCGGGTAGCTCCTGCACAGTGACGCCCATGTTCGGGAGGGTCGCGACCGGTCCATGGTCGAAGACCACCAGCCACGACGGGTCGATGATCCACTCCCACCCGTTGATGACCGCGAGCACTCGCTCAGCGGGAACGACGGCTGAGAACAGGCGAGCGTTGGGATGCTTGACGAGGGCGCTGCTGCCACCCTTTGCGAAGCAGTCGACGAGGTCGCCGACGTTCGCTGACCAGAACATCGAAGCCTCGCGTCCGGGGTCGCACACCCGGAACAGCCGCACGGAGACGCGTGGACGTGACTCGGAGAAGTCAACCATTCCCAGCATCGTCGGCTCGCCGTCGAGGTCTGCGAATGCCCCTATGACCGCAGAGAAGAACCCGATTTCGCGAAACTCGCCCACCCATGCGCTGGTATCGCGGAGGTCGGTGGGGCTCGCCTTCTGGTGGCGCGTGACCTGTAATGCGAGGTTGATGGCTGATCGTTCACGGCTGGTCAGATGCTCGAACATGCGAAGTCCTCTCTTTCGTACTCCTCCGCGCCTGCAGTGCGGCTCATGGTGTTCTCCTCGGAGCGGTCCTGTCCGGGGTTGGTGTTCTGTACCCGTCCTGTTCGAGCTGCGAGTAGTACCGCGCGAGCTCGGCGGCGAAGCGCTCAGGGTTGTTCCACGCGTTGCTCAGGGCGTCGAAGTTGTTCGGCTTCGGGGTGAGGTCGCGTCGGATCATCGGCGGGCCTCTCGTGCTCGGAGGGTGGGGCAGGTGTCGTCGTGCACGACTTGCAGGACGGTGATCTTCGGCGCGATCTCGACGGTGCGTGATTCGGGGTTGCAGTCGGGGCAGAGACCGGTGGCGAGGCGTCCGAAGGTGTCTCGGTTAGCGCGCGTCATTGGGTGTCACCTCCCCGGCGGGAGGCGAGGTCGATCACCGGTGCGGGGTCAAAGGTGCCAAAGGTGCCTGCGCTCTGCGCCCGTGCATGTTTGGAATCTTTGGGTGCATCTTTGGTCAGATCGAGGGTCCAGACCCAAGCGCCCTGGTAGCCGGTCTTCTTCTTCTCGACGACCTTGCGGCTCCACTTCTGGACCGTTCGCCACTCGAAACCGTCTGCGAGAGCTGCCTTCCGGATGTCGCCGGCCGGTGCCGATCCGCCCTTGTCCTCGAGGTGTCCGATGAGCCAGCGTTCGGCCTCGCTGCGGTCGTCGGACTCGTCATCGTCGGAGCGGTTGATGATGCTGTCGACGGTCATGTCGGTCTCGCCGAGGTCCTGCACCCGGCCGATGTGAAGGACGTCGCCTTCTGCCGTTTCGACCGTGGTGTCGACCATCGCGAACGCCCACGACTTCCCGGTGTATGGGCCGTAATTGGCCTTGTCGACCGTGATGATGCGCTGGTCGGTCTCGTCATCTCTGGCGACGAGCAGGACCGAACGAACGGCATCGCGGAGAGCGTGCGACCCCGAGATCTTCTCCGAGGCCCTGCCCCTGCCCTTCGCGAGGTGCATGACGAGCACGATCGCGACGTCGAGCTCCTGCGCGAGCGCGGAGAGCGCGTCGAGCGAGCGGCGAGCGTCCTCCCTCTTGTTGAGGTCGCCGGACATGAGGCTCGAGGCTGGGTCGAGGATGAGCAGTTTCGCGCCGGACTGCAGCAGTGCGTCGCGGAACGCTCCGATGTCAAGCGGAAGGCTGGGGATCGTCTCGCGCGTGATCTCGTCTACGGTGCTGTCGATAGTGAGGAACAGGACCTTGTCGAGGTTCGCTCCGGCTGCGGTGAGCCGGGGAACCTGCACGCGGCTGGGGTCGTCCTCGATGTTCGTCCAGATGGTCGTGATGGGGACGCCGTTGAGGTCACCGTCGAGATGTCCGAGCGAACCAAGAGCCGTGACATGCACGAGCCAGGACGACTTACCTTCGCCCGCGTATCCGGCGACAAGCGTGACGGTGCCGAGCGGGATGCGGGAGGTGAACAGCTCGCGCTGTCGGGTCATGAAGACGTTCGACGCTGCCGTGAGGCGTGCGCGTCGGGTCTCCGTAGCGGTTTCGGTCATATGGGTCTCCTCTGGGGAGTGGAATGTGATGGAACGGGTGCCGGGCACTCGGAAGCGCAGTTGCAGCAGCGGAGCCGGCGGCGATGTGGTTAGGCGGCGCGGCGGAGCGGTCCGCGGTCCTGAGCCCCCGGTTGCGGACCGGACCGGACCGCTTCGGGACTGTCGTGGAGGGTTGAGATCCACTCGCGGTAGGCGGCGAAGAGGTGGTCGTCGACTTCAGCACTGTCAACGACTTCGGCGGCATGATCGAGGCGTGCCAGCACGACGTCACGCCGATCGTCAGGCTTCTGCGCGAGCAGCCACCACCTGTCGACTTCGATACGCAGGGTCCGGTTCTCAGCCTGCAGACGACGGATCTCCTCGAGCAGGAACGCGACGACTCCGGTCGGTCGAGGATCGGCGGCTGGTGCGACGAAGGCCGCCCCCAAACCGGGAACGGCCTCCGCTGTATGCGTCGAGCTAGTCGAGCGCACGAAGATGGGTCTCCGTGTCCACGACGCGCTTGATCAGCCTCGGGGGCTCAGGTAGCTGCAGGGCGAGCGCTTGGATGCGTTCTGCTACAGCGAGAGCAAGCTCACGATCGAGGACGTGCGCGACCTCGTCGGTGTCGTCGAGCAGGACGACCGAGTTCGGAGTGTCCGAGCGCGCATCCCGTCCCAGCGTGACGATGTCGACGGCGTTCTCCGCGTCGAACTGCTGGAAGCTGATCATGCGGTCACCTCCGAGCTGAGGTCGACGTACTTCGTGATCTCGGCGAACGCCTCGTCGACGTCGATCTTCCTGCCGATGGCGATGCGGAACCGGTGCTTGCCGTCCTCGAGCCGGCTGCGGGTTCCGGCCGGGCCGAACCACCACCCTCCTCGAGCGGCGACCCTCAGGAGGTACCGCATGACGCGCTCTGTTTCTTCGGCGGGCGCATCGGCGAAGATCTGCGCGTAGAGCAGTCTCCGTGACGGAATCCGGGTGACGGACGCCACGTTGCGGACCAGCTCGCCGCTCGGATTCCGAGAAACGAACATCTTGTGGTCGCACGTCTCAATGGAAACCGTCCAGCCGTGCGCTTCGACCTCCGCGAGGATCATGCCGCCACCTCCTCGGCCTGCTCGAGGCGCTGTGCCGCGACGAGCATGGTGATCGCACGATCCCGAAGCACGCGCGCGAGAGGCTTCCGCTTCGTCGCCTTGAAACCGTTCTCGACGCCGGGGAACCATCCCTCCGGACCCGACATGGAGGATCTGTCGACATCCCCGTCTCGCCATATCGCGACGTCAGCGACCTCGAAGTCCCCGAACGTCGTCTCCATCGTGATCCAGACGCTTCCGTCGATCGCGACGTGGGACACGTACACCTCGTCCGCCCATGCCGGGACGATCGCGCTGATGTCCGGCCGGCGAGCGATGAACGCTGCGCCCCACTCCTGATCGCTGTCGGGGTCGATCTCCCAAGTCTCGGTCAGGGCCGAGTGCTCGGTTCCGTCGTGGCCGGGTTCCTTCAGGCACCTGGTGCCGCGCTCCGGGCGCTGGGAAAGGCAGAACCGGTGCAGATCGCCCACCTGCTCCGTCGAGTCGACAACGTCCGGGGTCTGCGGAATGATGGTGTCAGTCATCTTCTTCTCCTTGCTAGGGGTGGATGCCATCGCCCTCGCGAGCTGCTGCAACAGCTCCGGGGGCATTCTTCTTGTGAGCGCGGATCGTGTTACGGCCGCGGCGTGTGAGTGTGAAGTGCAGGAAGGGCAGGAGCGCTGCCAGCACGTTCGGCTTGATGCGGAAAACGACGTTCCCGCGACTGTCGACGACAGCGAAGTCGTCCGACTTGGTGCTCGCCATGAGGTTGCGGACGGCGGTCTCACCGGTGGGGTCCGCGTACCAGAGGCGGGAGAGATCCGGGCCCGAAGCAACCGGATCGACGATCCGCTGTTCGTTCACCCGGCCTCCGAGAAAAACTCTTCGATCTGCTGCTCAGTGACCACGCGCCGACCACCGATCTTCGAGCTCTTGAGTGCTCCGGTGTGGATGAGCCACCGGGTCGCCTTTTCCGAGCGGCGGATCGCGGCTGCCGCTTCGGGGACGAAGTAGAACCTCTGACGAACGGGAGACTGTGCTGTCTGCTCCATCGCTTCTCCTGACTCTCGTTTCTGCAAGCAATCGCTTGCAAGGACGAAGGTAGCACAGCATTCCCGGTTCTGCACGAGACTTCTGTCAAATCTGTGAGAGGCTGTGCGCATGGCTCCGGAAGAGAAGTCGCCGTTCGATGTGCGCTTCGGCGGGCGCATCCGCAGCGTTCGCGAAGAGCGCGGGAAGACGCAAGCAGAAGTCGTGGCTGACATGAGGCGGCGCGGCATTGAGTACATGAACACCTCGACCTTGTCGCGGATCGAGGCGGGCTCCCGTCCCGTTCGCCTCGAGGAGGCGCGTGTCCTGGCGAGAATTCTGGCCGTCTCCCTCGACGGAATGATCGCCGAGGGGGAGACCATTGCTCTCGTCTCCGCTCGCCATCGCGTCGCGCGTGAGAAGTATGTCGCGCTGAGGGAGGCGGTGGTCAACGTCACACTGGCGCAGCTCGACATCAAGCACGACGTCGAGCTGCTCGAGGATGAGCTGAAGCTCATGGAGCGCGACGAGTTCGCTTTCGAGGCGGAAATCCTCAAGGAGAACCTCGAGAGCTTCGGTCGAATTGACATTCTGAAAGACGCGCGCGAGCTGCGGGATGAGACATTGAAGGCCCACAAGAGCCTGTCTGGAAGTCGAGCGGGTCGCTTCATAGCGACGCGTCTGCGCAAATGAGCAAGCTCACGAAGTCAGTGGCTCAGTACGAGCTCCGCCGACCGCTCAAGGGGCCTGACGGCACGATCCTTTTCGATCCGAACACGGGCAAGCGGATGTCGGAGAAGACGGGCAAGGTCGTCTGGCGCGCTCGATACCGAGTCGACGGCGGCAAGGAACACGTACGCCACTTCCCCACCAAGAGAGCGGGTGAGGCCTGGCTCAATGAAGCGACCGCCGCGATTGTTACTGGCTCGTGGGCGGACCCTGTGGCAGGGCGGCTCTCCTGGTCCGACTGGGTGAAGGTGTGGGAGTCCGGGCAGGTGTGGACTGAGAGTACGTCCGCGACTGTCGAGACTGCGATGCGGAGCGTCCCCTGGGGCGACAAGGCGATGCGCGAGATCAAGCCGTCGGAGGTGCAACGCTGGGTCGCCGACGAATCCAAGCGAGGGCTCGCCCCGGCAACGATCAAGACGCGCCTCAACTTTGTGCAGATGTGCTTCCGGGCCGCTGTGAACGAAGGCGTCATTCCGAAGAATCCGGCGACGACCGCCAAGGCACCTCGCGGCCGCAAGAAAGACGTCGCCATGAAGCTGCTGACAACGGAGCAGCTGGCCGCGTCGCTGGAGGTCGCCGAGCACTTTCGCCCGTTCGTGGCTGTGTGCGCATTCGCCGGCTTGCGCCTTGGGGAAGCGGCGGGGTTACAGCTGTCGGACATCGATCTCGATGCGAACACGATCGCCGTCAATCGACAGGTGCAAGGCACCTCGATCCCGTCGACGAAGATCGTGCCGCCGAAGGCAGGTAGCGAGAGGACGGTCTACGTGCCTCAAGAGCTGTCCGAGATGCTCCGCGTTCACGTCGAGCGTGAGGGCATCACCAGGCCGGATGAGCACCTGTTCGTGACGCCGCTAGGAAGGCTCTACAACCGCAACAACGCCGGGGACGAGTGGCGCAGGATCCGCACAGAAGCAGAGCTGCCCAGCGACGTCACCCTGCACGCGCTTCGCCACACTTTCGCGTCCAACCTGATCGCAGCCGGGTGCGACGTTGTCACCGTGCAGCGCGCTCTCGGGCACTCGCAGCCGTCGATCACGCTCAACGTCTACAGCCACCTGTGGCCGTCCGCGGAGGACAAAACGCGGACGGCCACAGCGGTGTTCATGGGGGAGGTGCTGGCTTCTGCGGACTCCCAGCGGACTCCTGACAACAAACCCCAGGTCAGCTAACTCTCTTACCGGAAGTTGATGAACTGCAGGTCGACGTCGAGGTCCGCCGCCTTCAGCAGGCGGATGACCTCCTGCAGGTCGTCGCGGCTCTTGGACGACACCCGCAGCTCCTCGCCCTGGATCTGCGACTTCACGCCCTTGGGGCCCTCGTCGCGAATGATCTTGCCGATCTTCTTGGCGTTCTCCTGCGAGATCCCCTCCTTGAGCGTGGAGGTGAGGCGGTACTCCTTGCCCGAGGCCTGCGGCTCGCCAGACTCGAGGCTCTTCAGCGAGATGCCACGCTTGATGAGCTTCGACTGGAAGACATCCAGCACCGCGTTGACGCGGTCCTCGCTGTTCGCCTTGATGACGATCGACTCGCCGCTCCACTCGATGGAGGCGCCGGTTCCCTTGAAGTCGTAGCGCTGCTCGACCTCCTTGCGCGCCTGGTTCAGGGCGTTGTCCGCTTCCTGACGGTCGATCTTGGAGACGATGTCGAATGAGCTGTCGGCCATGGGGAAAAGCCTACCCACCCGGCCCCGTGCGACGGGGGCTTCGTAGAATAGCCCGCGAGATCTCAGGCGAGGAGGATGGCCATGCGCCCGCTCACACAGGAGGATGTGCTCGGATCGTTCGTGAACGCGGATGACCGGGAGCTCAAGCTCGTCGAACTGCCGCACGACTTCATGCTGACCGAGTGGGACCACCTGGACTTCCTGGCCTGGCGCGACCCGAACACCCGCAGCCGCGGCTACATCGTCGCGGAGATCGACGGCGAGCCGACGGGTGTCGTCCTGCGCGCGGCGTCGACGACGTCGAGCGCCCGCCACGGCATCTGCAACATCTGCCGCACGATGCAGCCCGGCAATCAGGTGACGATGTTCACCGCGCGCAAGGCCGGGCCCGCGGGGGAGAAGGGCGACAGCGTGGGCACGTACATCTGCGCCGACCTCTCGTGCCATGAGAACGTGCGGCTCGCGCTGCCGCTCGCGCCCAACGAGTACCGCGCCAGCGTCGACCGCAAGATCGACGGAACCGCCAAGCGCTCCCGCGCGTTCGTCGAGCGCGTCCTCGAGGAAGCGGCCTAGGCCATCCCGATCGCTCGTGACGTGAGCGGATGGCCGCCCGCGGGCACCGCGAGGAAGTCGCGTGAATAGAATCGCGGCATGACCTCGACTGCCCGGGCCATCGGCCGCGTCGCGCTGGGGGCCGCCCTCGCCTTCGCCGGCATCACGCACCTCACCGTCGCGCGCCAGGAGTTCCGTGCGCAGGTGCCCGACTTCGTGCCGCTCGATCCCGACACGACCGTCGTCGCGTCGGGTGTCGTCGAAGTCACTCTGGGAGCCGCGCTCCTCTTCGCGCACCGTCGTCGCAGCCTGGTCGGGAAGATCGCCGCGCTGTTCTTCACGGCGATCTTCCCGGGCAACGTCGCGCAGTGGCTGCACCGGCGCAGCGCCTTCGGGCTCGACACCGACGGCAAGCGCTTCGGCCGGCTGTTCTTCCAGCCCGTGCTGGTCGCCCTCGCCCTGTGGTCGACGCGCACCCCGCGACGCCGCGCCTGAGTCCCCCAGCAGCCCCGCGCGAGTGCGGCTCAGACCGAGAGCAGCACCTTCGTGGCGCGGCGCTCGTCCATGGCGCGGTATCCCTCCGCGGCCTCCTCGAGCGGCAACTCGAGGTCGAAGACGGCGCCGGGGTCGATCTCGTCGGCCATGATCAGGTCGATGAGCTCGGGCAGGAAGCGGCGCACCGGCGCCGGGCCGCCCAGCAGGCTCACCGTCGCGTTGAAGAGGTCGCGGCCATCGAGCTCCACTCCGTGCGAGACGCCGACGAAGCCGACGTGCCCGCCGGGACGAGTCGAGCGGATGGCCTGCATCATCGACTCCTGCGTGCCCACGGCCTCCACCGTCGAGTGCGCGCCGTAGCCGTCGGTGAGCTCCTTCACGCGGGCGACGCCCTCGGCGCCGCGCTCCTCGACGATGTCGGTCGCGCCGAAGCGGCGGGCGAGGGCCTGCCGGTCGGCGTGACGCGACATCGCGATGATCCGGTCGGCGCCGAGGCGCTGCGCGGCGAGGATGGCCAGCAGGCCGACCGCGCCATCGCCGACCACCGCGACCGTCTTCCCCGGCCCCGCCTCCGCGGCGACGGCGGCGAACCAGCCCGTGCCGAGCACATCCGACGCTGCCAGCAGGCTGCGCATCTGCGCGGGCGTCGGCTCGCCCGGCACCTTCACGAGCGTGCCGTCCGCCAGCGGGATGCGCGCGAACTCGGCCTGCGTGCCGACCGACCCCATCATCACCTGGTGCTTGCAGCGCGACTGGAACCCCGCCTGGCAGATCTCGCAGGTGTTGTCGGAGGCGACGAACGACCCGACGACGAGATCGCCGACCGCCACCTCGCGCACCGCGTCGCCGACCTGCTCCACCACGCCGACGTACTCATGGCCCATCCGCGCCGGCCCGCGGGACTTCTGCGCCCCGCGATACGGCCACAGGTCCGAACCGCAGACGCAGGTCGAGGTGACGCGGATGATCGCGTCCGTCGCCTCGACGAGGGTCGGCTTGTCGACGTCCTCCACGCGGACGTCGCCCGGGCCGTGCATGATGACTGCGCGCATGATCGCTCCTTCGAGTGGGGGGTCGCTGAGATCCATCAGACCCCGCGGCGTCCCGACGCGGTACCCCCTGTCGTCGGGGCGCGCACCGCGGTAGGGGATCAGGCGGACCGCGCGGGCTCCTCGCGCGCCGGCTCCGCGCGAGCGCTGTCGCCCGGCACGGTGGGGTTCGCCTGCGTCGCGACGAGGATGTCCTGCACGGAGCGCGTCATGTGCTTCAGGAACTTCATCGCGCCCGCGATCTCGTCGGGTGCGAGCTCCTCCACCGCGCGGATGATCCCCTCATGCACCCCGGAGAGCGTCGCCCGCGCGTCGGCATGCGACGTCGGGGCGAGGGCGAGCTTGCGTCGATCGGATGGGTGGGGTCGCCGCTCCACGTATCCCGCCTTCTCGAGGCGGTCGATGAGGCCGGTGACGGAGGCCGTCGACAGTCCGAGCAGCCGTGCGAGCTCGCCCGGCTGCAGGAGGTCGCCGGCCTGCGCCGACCGCGCGACGATGCCGACGGCCAGCAGCTCGTTGTCGCTGAGGCGCATCTGCGCCTGGGTGCGCCGCTGCAGGTCCGCCTCGGCGGCTCGATAGTCGCGCAGCGCGGCCAAGAGGGCGGCCGCGGTGTGCTCGTCGTCGCCGGAGCCGTACCAGTACGACGAGGCAGCAGGATCCGCGGTCACCATGTACCCCATCGTAATGAACATCTCAAGCCCCGAAACACTAATTGCCCGATTAGCTAGTCACGGAAGTAATGTCATCTCGGCCCCGCTCGCTGACGACCGGAGCCGATGAGGATTTCGAGGAGCGGGAGGATGGGCATGGGCAAGTTGTTCTACGGGACGAGCGAGCAGGTCGTCGAGGTCGACGACATGCTCCTCGCTCACGTGCAGAAGGTGATCATCACGAAGCTGCGTCGGGGGGAGTCGTTCCCGCTGACATGGAAGACCGCCACGGGCGGACGAGAGACCCTCTGGGTCCACGCCTCGCTGCTGCTGCGGTTCGTCCTCGGCTGCGACGAGGCGAGCGAGCGAACCGACGCCCAGTTGCTGCGGCACCTCGCCGACGGGGCGAACTCCCACCACGGCATGGACCTGACCGACGACGCCGTGCGCCGCCTCTCCCGTCCGGCTCGTCCGGTGCTGAGGGCAGCAGCATGAGGCGCCAGAACCTCAGCGAGCGTCTGCGCACCCGTCCCACGACCTGGGCGGTGGTCGACGCCGGCTTCCACGTGGCGAGTCGCCGCGGCGAGTTCGTCGGGGTCGTCGACACCGACAGCGAGGGCCGTTTCCTCGCGTTCGACGGGCGCGGGCAGATCATCGGCGCCTTCGTCGACATCGCCGAGGCGATGGCCGAGGTCGAGGCGCACGCGAGCGACATGCCGACCAGGCAGCTCGCCGGCGTCTGAGCGAGGACGATGCGAGAGGGGCGCCGCGAGGCGCCCCTCTCGCATTTCCCGGGGGCTCTGTAGCCCGTCGCCGTGACGGCGTCAATCGCTGGTTTCGCGCGGGAACCCGCCGATAGGACAAATGGGCGGCCCGATGCCGGGCCGCAGAAAGGGGCGCGGCGCACATGTCGCAGGTCAAAGAGGTCCGGTCGCTCGTACCGGCGCGGATGGATCGGCTCCCGTGGTCGAGGTTCCACTGGCTGATCGTCGTGGGGCTCGGGTTCTCGTGGATCCTCGACGGCCTCGAGGTGCAGATCGTCGCGGCCAACGGGTACGCGCACACCCTCGGGATGGGTCCCGTCGAGGTCGGCCTCGCCGGCACGTTCTACCTGCTGGGGCAGGTGTTCGGCGCGCTCGTCTTCGGACGCCTCGCCGACAGCCTCGGCCGCAAGAACCTCTTCCTCGTGTCGCTGGCGGTGTACCTCGTCGGCAGCGCCGTCGCGGGCTTCGCCTTCGCACCCTGGTTCTTCTACATCTGGCGCTTCGTCGCCGGAGCCGGCATCGGCGGCGAATACGCCGCCATCAACTCGGCGATCGACGAGATCATCCCCTCCAAGTACCGCGGCCGCGTCGACATCGCGATCAACGGCACCTACTGGGGCGGCGCCGCGCTCGGCGCCGTG encodes:
- a CDS encoding GAF domain-containing protein, translated to MLRAIVGLFERAWLHLVTVAATIFLGLSPLHLDGLRHWGAHHQLGNWVIGDWAAGVWLGFLGLCSMAGVFLGVARYEKASRGVQAELMIALRTSLIPVAERFIKLRRPVNADKFEDVVTELTTRCVLFAKKDGDRCDANVYQLSGDRLIRVNRAADTARDEFVKSRKTTPRAVEESHVVDRVKSGELAICEDVQSADSRATLKLADGERNYRSFIAVPILRSDRSVYGMISLNSQKKNGLSDVHLQYLNNVARLIAALDSVNTSSNNANNASVRQNGS
- a CDS encoding AAA family ATPase, whose amino-acid sequence is MTETATETRRARLTAASNVFMTRQRELFTSRIPLGTVTLVAGYAGEGKSSWLVHVTALGSLGHLDGDLNGVPITTIWTNIEDDPSRVQVPRLTAAGANLDKVLFLTIDSTVDEITRETIPSLPLDIGAFRDALLQSGAKLLILDPASSLMSGDLNKREDARRSLDALSALAQELDVAIVLVMHLAKGRGRASEKISGSHALRDAVRSVLLVARDDETDQRIITVDKANYGPYTGKSWAFAMVDTTVETAEGDVLHIGRVQDLGETDMTVDSIINRSDDDESDDRSEAERWLIGHLEDKGGSAPAGDIRKAALADGFEWRTVQKWSRKVVEKKKTGYQGAWVWTLDLTKDAPKDSKHARAQSAGTFGTFDPAPVIDLASRRGGDTQ
- a CDS encoding helix-turn-helix domain-containing protein: MEQTAQSPVRQRFYFVPEAAAAIRRSEKATRWLIHTGALKSSKIGGRRVVTEQQIEEFFSEAG
- a CDS encoding helix-turn-helix domain-containing protein, which produces MAPEEKSPFDVRFGGRIRSVREERGKTQAEVVADMRRRGIEYMNTSTLSRIEAGSRPVRLEEARVLARILAVSLDGMIAEGETIALVSARHRVAREKYVALREAVVNVTLAQLDIKHDVELLEDELKLMERDEFAFEAEILKENLESFGRIDILKDARELRDETLKAHKSLSGSRAGRFIATRLRK
- a CDS encoding tyrosine-type recombinase/integrase; this encodes MSKLTKSVAQYELRRPLKGPDGTILFDPNTGKRMSEKTGKVVWRARYRVDGGKEHVRHFPTKRAGEAWLNEATAAIVTGSWADPVAGRLSWSDWVKVWESGQVWTESTSATVETAMRSVPWGDKAMREIKPSEVQRWVADESKRGLAPATIKTRLNFVQMCFRAAVNEGVIPKNPATTAKAPRGRKKDVAMKLLTTEQLAASLEVAEHFRPFVAVCAFAGLRLGEAAGLQLSDIDLDANTIAVNRQVQGTSIPSTKIVPPKAGSERTVYVPQELSEMLRVHVEREGITRPDEHLFVTPLGRLYNRNNAGDEWRRIRTEAELPSDVTLHALRHTFASNLIAAGCDVVTVQRALGHSQPSITLNVYSHLWPSAEDKTRTATAVFMGEVLASADSQRTPDNKPQVS
- a CDS encoding YajQ family cyclic di-GMP-binding protein is translated as MADSSFDIVSKIDRQEADNALNQARKEVEQRYDFKGTGASIEWSGESIVIKANSEDRVNAVLDVFQSKLIKRGISLKSLESGEPQASGKEYRLTSTLKEGISQENAKKIGKIIRDEGPKGVKSQIQGEELRVSSKSRDDLQEVIRLLKAADLDVDLQFINFR
- a CDS encoding FBP domain-containing protein — encoded protein: MRPLTQEDVLGSFVNADDRELKLVELPHDFMLTEWDHLDFLAWRDPNTRSRGYIVAEIDGEPTGVVLRAASTTSSARHGICNICRTMQPGNQVTMFTARKAGPAGEKGDSVGTYICADLSCHENVRLALPLAPNEYRASVDRKIDGTAKRSRAFVERVLEEAA
- a CDS encoding DoxX family protein encodes the protein MTSTARAIGRVALGAALAFAGITHLTVARQEFRAQVPDFVPLDPDTTVVASGVVEVTLGAALLFAHRRRSLVGKIAALFFTAIFPGNVAQWLHRRSAFGLDTDGKRFGRLFFQPVLVALALWSTRTPRRRA